In Triticum aestivum cultivar Chinese Spring chromosome 5B, IWGSC CS RefSeq v2.1, whole genome shotgun sequence, the following proteins share a genomic window:
- the LOC123110117 gene encoding uncharacterized protein encodes MAPSAAGETPPPEPRWLAALSEPELDLLVSLKLLAVKLAETAGRPHLAAGFDLRTLRALSVVLLEDFKSRSEETSVDASVSVLDRLALSRECATDGGGGSTSDSEVFRRGGKDEAKPNSVKRKRKQMQDGRHGETVQSKKKRKLGERR; translated from the exons ATGGCGCCTTCCGCCGCCGGCGAAACCCCACCTCCGGAGCCCCGGTGGCTCGCGGCCCTCTCCGAGCCAGAGCTC GATCTCCTCGTCAGCCTGAAgctgctggccgtgaagctggcgGAGACGGCCGGTCGCCCCCACCTCGCCGCCGGGTTCGATCTGCGCACGCTGCGTGCCCTCA GTGTTGTTTTGCTGGAGGATTTCAAATCACGGTCAGAAGAAACCTCAGTCGATGCATCCGTATCCGTTCTTGATAGACTCGCGCTGTCGAGGGAATGTGCCACGGATGGTGGCGGCGGCAGCACTAGTGATTCTGAGGTGTTCAGGCGGGGCGGCAAAGATGAGGCAAAGCCGAATAGCGTCAAGAGAAAACGGAAGCAGATGCAGGATGG GCGCCATGGAGAGACCGTGCAAagcaagaagaaaaggaaactggGTGAGAGGCGATAG
- the LOC123110113 gene encoding enolase: MAATIQSVKARQIFDSRGNPTVEVDVCCSDGTFARAAVPSGASTGVYEALELRDGGSDYLGKGVSKAVNNVNSIIAPALVGKDPTAQTELDNFMVQQLDGTKNEWGWCKQKLGANAILAVSLAVCKAGASVKKIPLYQHIANLAGNKQLVLPVPAFNVINGGSHAGNKLAMQEFMILPTGAASFKEAMKMGVEVYHNLKSVIKKKYGQDATNVGDEGGFAPNIQENKEGLELLKTAIEKAGYTGKVVIGMDVAASEFYNDKDKTYDLNFKEENNDGSQKISGDSLKNVYKSFVSEYPIVSIEDPFDQDDWVHYAKMTEECGVEVQIVGDDLLVTNPTRVAKAIQEKSCNALLLKVNQIGSVTESIEAVKMSKHAGWGVMTSHRSGETEDTFIADLAVGLSTGQIKTGAPCRSERLAKYNQLLRIEEELGDAAVYAGLKFRAPVEPY; encoded by the exons ATGGCGGCGACGATCCAGTCCGTGAAGGCCCGCCAGATCTTCGACAGCCGCGGCAACCCCACCGTCGAG GTTGATGTGTGCTGCTCAGATGGAACCTTTGCCAGGGCCGCCGTTCCCAGCGGTGCATCGACTG GTGTCTATGAAGCTTTGGAGCTGAGGGACGGTGGATCTGACTACTTGGGCAAGGGTGTTTCCAAG GCTGTTAACAATGTGAACTCCATTATTGCACCCGCTTTGGTCGGCAAG GACCCTACCGCTCAAACTGAGCTCGACAACTTTATGGTTCAGCAGCTTGATGGAACCAAGAATGAGTGGGGTTGGTGCAAGCAAAAG CTTGGTGCTAATGCAATCCTGGCTGTATCACTAGCTGTTTGCAAAGCTGGAGCCAGTGTCAAGAAGATTCCACTGTACCAG CACATTGCCAACCTTGCTGGCAACAAGCAATTGGTTTTGCCCGTTCCTGCGTTCAATGTCATTAATGGTGGATCCCATGCTGGAAACAAGCTTGCTATGCAG GAGTTCATGATCCTTCCTACTGGAGCTGCCTCATTCAAGGAGGCAATGAAGATGGGTGTTGAAGTGTACCACAACTTGAAG TCTGTTATCAAGAAGAAGTACGGGCAGGATGCCACCAATGTCGGAGATGAAGGTGGTTTTGCTCCTAACATTCAG GAGAATAAGGAGGGCCTTGAGCTCTTGAAGACTGCAATTGAAAAGGCTGGATACACCGGCAAG GTTGTCATTGGAATGGATGTTGCTGCTTCAGAGTTCTACAATGACAAGGACAAAACCTATGACCTCAACTTCAAGGAGGAG AACAATGATGGTTCTCAGAAGATATCTGGAGATAGCCTGAAGAACGTATACAAGTCATTTGTGAGTGAGTACCCCATTGTGTCGATTGAGGACCCATTTGACCAGGATGACTGGGTgcactatgctaagatgactgaaGAATGTGGAGTGGAAGTTCAGATTGTTGGTGATGACCTTCTAGTCACCAACCCAACC AGAGTTGCGAAGGCAATCCAGGAGAAGTCATGCAATGCTCTTCTGCTGAAG GTTAACCAAATTGGATCCGTCACTGAGAGTATCGAGGCCGTGAAGATGTCAAAACATGCTGGCTGGGGTGTCATGACCAGCCACAGGAG TGGTGAGACCGAGGACACATTCATTGCTGATTTGGCTGTTGGTCTGTCCACG GGTCAGATCAAGACCGGGGCTCCCTGCCGGTCAGAGCGTCTTGCCAAGTACAACCAG CTTCTGAGGATCGAGGAGGAGCTGGGCGACGCTGCAGTGTATGCTGGCCTCAAGTTCCGCGCACCGGTGGAGCCCTACTAG
- the LOC123110116 gene encoding malate dehydrogenase, glyoxysomal, with product MEQGADSAAARRMARVASHLRPPTSQEEEVAILKGSNCRAKGAAPGFKVAVLGASGGIGQPLSLLMKMNPLVSVLHLYDVVNTPGVTADISHMNTGAVVRGFLGQPQLESALTGMDLVIIPAGIPRKPGMTRDDLFNINAGIVRTLCGGIAKCCPNAIVNVISNPVNSTVPIAAEVFKKAGTYDPKRLLGVTTLDVVRANTFVGEVLGLDPRDVNVPVVGGHAGVTILPLLSQVNPPCSFTSEEISYLTSRIQNGGTEVVEAKAGAGSATLSMAYAAARFADACLRGLRGDAGIVECSYIASQVTELAFFASKVRLGRAGVEEVLPLGPLNEFERAGLEKAKGELAESIRKGVAFANK from the exons ATGGAGCAAGGCGCCGACTCCGCGGCGGCCAGGCGGATGGCCAGGGTCGCCTCCCACCTCCGCCCGCCCACCTCGCAG gaggaggaggtggccatcTTGAAGGGCTCTAATTGCCGTGCAAAAGGTGCAGCACCAGGGTTCAAGGTTGCAGTCCTGGGTGCATCTGGTGGGATCGGCCAGCCCCTCTCGCTGCTTATGAAGATGAACCCTCTTGTTTCGGTGCTCCATTTGTATGATGTTGTCAACACACCTGGTGTTACAGCTGACATTAGCCATATGAACACCGGTGCTGTG GTGCGTGGCTTCTTGGGTCAGCCACAATTGGAAAGTGCTCTTACTGGAATGGATCTTGTCATCATTCCTGCTGGCATTCCTCGGAAACCTGGGATGACAAGGGATGATTTGTTCAACATCAATGCTGGAATTGTTCGGACTCTTTGCGGGGGAATTGCAAAATGCTGCCCAAATGCGATTGTGAATGTGATCAGTAACCCTGTAAATTCCACTGTTCCGATTGCTGCTGAAGTATTTAAAAAAGCTGGAACATATGATCCTAAGCGCCTATTGGGGGTGACAACACTTGATGTAGTGAGAGCCAATACCTTTGTG GGAGAGGTTCTTGGACTTGACCCCAGAGATGTCAATGTTCCTGTTGTTGGTGGGCATGCAGGAGTTACAATATTACCACTCCTTTCACAG GTGAATCCTCCCTGTTCGTTTACCTCAGAAGAAATTAGTTATCTCACTTCCCGCATACAGAATGGTGGGACAGAAGTAGTTGAG GCGAAAGCAGGAGCGGGATCCGCGACTCTTTCCATG GCCTACGCAGCAGCCAGGTTCGCGGACGCGTGCCTGAGAGGGCTGCGCGGCGACGCCGGGATAGTGGAGTGCTCCTACATAGCCTCTCAG GTGACGGAGCTGGCCTTCTTCGCGTCCAAGGTGCGGCTGGGCCgggccggcgtcgaggaggtccTGCCGCTCGGCCCGCTGAACGAGTTTGAGAG GGCCGGGCTGGAGAAGGCCAAGGGCGAGCTCGCCGAGAGCATCCGCAAGGGCGTCGCCTTCGCCAACAAGTGA
- the LOC123115442 gene encoding uncharacterized protein isoform X1, whose protein sequence is MSRAPPSPPSPHPQPPQMEVDPSGCGCGCGEESDRIRQLIPFESPPRELYWQMQYFFGYMPPSPRMMPRSPPSQPLVQPQQPGPMDIDPPADGGDVPWSEMQPSLPSPPPMSGPCFSWSSLQFSEYCNPCSPQTQSPVWSVTLWNFDETISPPQIDPCSTQIDHAAPAPVARSIRLVSMVWQHFTKDKDGGAAYCNYCSQGFKIRGTSHLRRHLRAHYCLEKKLNIECRYSAASKIVDNILGTGMKSQRKQMPSSQEVGILNRLWRLTEEKCLLIGCENQQQVYMMLNKKFL, encoded by the exons ATGTCGAGAGCTCCTCCTTCCCCACCTTCCCCACACCCACAGCCGCCGCAGATGGAGGTCGACCCCTcgggctgcggctgcggctgcggcgaggAGTCCGATCGCATCAGACAACTCATTCCGTTCGAGTCGCCGCCACGGGAGCTTTATTGGCAGATGCAGTACTTCTTTGGGTACATGCCTCCGAGTCCGCGGATGATGCCGCGCTCACCTCCATCACAACCTCTTGTGCAGCCGCAGCAGCCAGGCCCCATGGATATCGATCCCCCCGCCGACGGTGGGGACGTCCCGTGGAGTGAAATGCAACCTTCACTCCCGTCGCCGCCACCTATGTCCGGTCCCTGTTTCTCGTGGTCTTCGCTACAGTTTTCTGAGTACTGCAATCCTTGTAGCCCACAGACGCAGTCGCCGGTGTGGTCGGTGACTCTCTGGAATTTTGATGAGACAATATCGCCTCCACAGATAGACCCCTGCTCCACACAGATCGATCATGCCGCTCCGGCACCAGTGGCGAGGTCCATCAGATTGG TGTCAATGGTATGGCAGCACTTCACAAAGGATAAGGATGGAGGGGCGGCATATTGCAACTATTGCAGCCAAGGCTTCAAAATTCGTGGCACTTCTCATCTGCGGAGACATCTTCGTGCCCACTATTGTTTGGAGAAGAAACTGAACATAGAATGCAGATATTCTGCTGCATCGAAGATAGTGGATAATATTCTTGGGACTGGGATGAAGAGCCAAAGGAAACAGATGCCCAGCAGTCAGGAAGTAGGCATCTTAAATCGCCTTTGGCGCTTGACAGAAGAAAAATGCCTCCTAATAGGATGCGAAAACCAGCAGCAAGTATATATGATGTTGAACAAAAAATTTCTGTAG
- the LOC123115442 gene encoding vegetative cell wall protein gp1 isoform X2, which translates to MSRAPPSPPSPHPQPPQMEVDPSGCGCGCGEESDRIRQLIPFESPPRELYWQMQYFFGYMPPSPRMMPRSPPSQPLVQPQQPGPMDIDPPADGGDVPWSEMQPSLPSPPPMSGPCFSWSSLQFSEYCNPCSPQTQSPVWSVTLWNFDETISPPQIDPCSTQIDHAAPAPVARSIRLGALTVFFC; encoded by the exons ATGTCGAGAGCTCCTCCTTCCCCACCTTCCCCACACCCACAGCCGCCGCAGATGGAGGTCGACCCCTcgggctgcggctgcggctgcggcgaggAGTCCGATCGCATCAGACAACTCATTCCGTTCGAGTCGCCGCCACGGGAGCTTTATTGGCAGATGCAGTACTTCTTTGGGTACATGCCTCCGAGTCCGCGGATGATGCCGCGCTCACCTCCATCACAACCTCTTGTGCAGCCGCAGCAGCCAGGCCCCATGGATATCGATCCCCCCGCCGACGGTGGGGACGTCCCGTGGAGTGAAATGCAACCTTCACTCCCGTCGCCGCCACCTATGTCCGGTCCCTGTTTCTCGTGGTCTTCGCTACAGTTTTCTGAGTACTGCAATCCTTGTAGCCCACAGACGCAGTCGCCGGTGTGGTCGGTGACTCTCTGGAATTTTGATGAGACAATATCGCCTCCACAGATAGACCCCTGCTCCACACAGATCGATCATGCCGCTCCGGCACCAGTGGCGAGGTCCATCAGATTGG GAGCTCTCACTGTTTTCTTCTGCTGA